In one window of Halopiger aswanensis DNA:
- a CDS encoding ABC transporter substrate-binding protein, whose amino-acid sequence MVVAGCAGSEEGESGGTDTFIEPTTTQPTNWQFNHLNLTNPFAHEMQSDPLQRYHIANEEFDSYAVSVEEFSGETAVLKVRDGLTWHNGDPGDPVNADDLYTKLATDAIIGDTISTLWTDMQRAGDKSVELTLDGTVNERLFMDALNYYWLETPHRLYRDYVERWEDATTDDEVADIRSDLRNDAFDEPKGNGPFQFEERTNNYLRMSLYEHHPDADNINWDYWEIQRVSTDTASVLLGGEVDGIRNYTAPESVFESAPDDLLHAQLPALWGHSLPFNHEDEDFGNIYVRQAICEFIDRDACASNYGRFGQPVEAPSGLVGNIDGQNEQSDRWRNKVSDEMAEQLHRYDDPERGRRLLEGEGYQKDDGEWYRPDGSRFEVTVKTVAGFNDWHPIYETIVDNLNAEGIAAELQQIEESAYWSNHYLAGDFQLASTGWTLQRSSPYYVFDMYYNIDPEFMNLSPDDLEAPPMGDPDGELESVDPRGLMEELLVTQDDAEATSLVDELAWITNQTMPMLQINEINDPVWFYTDDWEVPEPDSPKYQSKWPLWWFPRFGDLQAK is encoded by the coding sequence ATGGTCGTGGCCGGTTGCGCGGGAAGCGAGGAGGGGGAATCAGGGGGGACTGACACGTTCATCGAGCCAACGACGACCCAGCCGACGAACTGGCAGTTCAATCACCTCAACCTGACCAATCCGTTCGCCCACGAGATGCAGAGCGATCCGCTCCAGCGATACCACATCGCCAACGAGGAGTTCGACTCGTACGCGGTTTCCGTCGAGGAATTCAGCGGTGAGACTGCAGTGTTGAAGGTGCGAGACGGACTCACGTGGCACAACGGAGATCCCGGTGATCCGGTCAACGCCGACGACCTCTACACGAAACTGGCGACCGACGCCATCATCGGCGACACGATCTCGACCCTCTGGACGGACATGCAACGAGCCGGCGACAAGTCCGTCGAGCTTACCCTCGACGGGACGGTCAACGAGCGACTGTTCATGGACGCGCTCAACTACTACTGGCTCGAGACGCCACACCGGCTGTACCGGGACTACGTCGAGCGGTGGGAGGACGCGACGACCGACGACGAAGTCGCCGATATTCGAAGCGATCTCCGCAACGACGCCTTCGACGAGCCGAAGGGGAACGGCCCCTTCCAGTTCGAGGAGCGAACGAACAACTACCTCCGGATGAGTCTGTACGAGCACCACCCGGACGCGGACAACATCAACTGGGACTACTGGGAGATCCAGCGAGTCTCGACCGACACCGCGAGCGTGCTGCTCGGAGGCGAAGTGGACGGGATTCGGAACTACACCGCACCGGAATCGGTCTTCGAGAGCGCCCCCGACGATCTCCTGCACGCGCAACTGCCTGCACTGTGGGGCCACTCGTTACCCTTCAACCACGAGGACGAGGACTTCGGCAATATCTACGTCCGCCAGGCCATCTGTGAGTTTATCGACCGAGACGCCTGTGCGAGCAATTACGGCCGCTTCGGACAGCCGGTCGAAGCGCCGAGCGGACTCGTCGGAAACATCGACGGACAGAACGAACAAAGCGACCGATGGCGGAACAAGGTCTCCGACGAGATGGCCGAGCAACTCCACCGGTACGACGATCCCGAGCGAGGCCGACGACTCCTCGAGGGAGAGGGGTACCAGAAGGACGACGGCGAGTGGTACCGTCCCGACGGCAGCCGGTTCGAAGTGACGGTCAAAACCGTCGCCGGCTTTAACGACTGGCACCCCATCTACGAGACGATCGTCGACAACCTCAACGCGGAGGGGATCGCCGCCGAACTACAACAGATCGAGGAGTCGGCGTACTGGTCGAACCACTACCTCGCCGGTGACTTCCAACTGGCGTCGACGGGGTGGACGCTCCAGCGATCGAGCCCGTACTACGTCTTCGACATGTACTACAACATCGATCCGGAGTTCATGAACCTCTCCCCCGACGACCTCGAGGCGCCGCCGATGGGCGACCCCGACGGCGAACTCGAATCCGTCGATCCGCGCGGACTGATGGAGGAACTGCTCGTCACGCAGGACGATGCGGAGGCGACCAGTCTCGTCGACGAACTCGCGTGGATCACCAATCAGACGATGCCGATGCTACAGATCAACGAGATCAACGACCCGGTCTGGTTCTATACCGACGACTGGGAGGTTCCGGAACCGGACTCGCCGAAGTACCAGTCGAAGTGGCCGCTCTGGTGGTTCCCGCGATTTGGCGACCTACAGGCGAAGTAG